A stretch of Rhododendron vialii isolate Sample 1 chromosome 4a, ASM3025357v1 DNA encodes these proteins:
- the LOC131324179 gene encoding CRM-domain containing factor CFM3A, chloroplastic/mitochondrial isoform X2 produces the protein MTLQVYPATTTFIDSLHSSVSKLHVTSRLRFFRYSSSAPSNNQNLTSHSNPHGYPLGKSNSLRKTKGTRWVFYAYSSASSSWLDKWNETQKENKPKPPQPVLSYRNSGNASNLGPVRITCSAVSGGGGGSTMEKIVEKLKKFGYVDDVKERNEEGARRVIEKGSVEDIFYVEEGMLPNARGGFSEEPPFGEENLFGSNNKGAVRFPWEDVMEEEKEKKDSVRLKSRTSLAELTIPETELRRLKNLALRTKNKTKIGSGGVTQAVVDLIHEKWTSTEIVRLKIEGAPALNMKRMHEILERKTGGLVIWRSGTSISLYRGVSYLAPSVRSNKKTWNRNDISRNSLTTIDNNIDYSESSPICDVHAPRGDSGSTLEEKKSTELSTEVEYEDEVDKLLESLGPRYTDWPGDDPLPVDADLLPGIVPGYEPPFRILPYGVRSTLSVKDATSLRRLARVLPPHFALGRSRQHQGLASAMIKLWERSKIAKVALKRGVQLTTSERMAEEIKVVAEALLEKERLAKTLQDEEEQARLRATAMVIPKVEINDEFQTAGSLEETLDASARWGKTMDNRDKVKVMREAEMLKHANLVRKLESKLAFAERKLMKAERALQKAEKSLAPSDRAADPDSITDEERYMFRKLGLRMKAYLLLGRRGVFDGTVENMHLHWKYRELVKIIVNAKSFDQVKNVALSLESESGGVLVSVDKISKGYAVIVFRGKDYQRPAFLRPKNLLTKRKALARSIEIQRREALLNHISTLETRVGNLRSEIDQIGIVRDSGDKELYDKLDSTYLTEDEDNEEEGDEDEDKTYLETYDTDSDGEDENEHSIHNHHLETNFPYDFQDQESEEREDHDPYAAAVNESQ, from the exons atgacACTTCAAGTCTACCCAGCAACAACCACCTTCATAGACTCCCTCCACAGCTCAGTCTCCAAGCTCCATGTCACCTCACGCCTGCGGTTCTTCAGGTACAGTTCCTCCGCTCCTTCCAATAATCAAAACCTAACATCACACTCAAACCCACATGGATACCCACTAGGAAAGTCCAATTCTTTGAGAAAAACCAAGGGTACAAGATGGGTTTTTTATGCATATTCATCTGCTAGTAGTAGTTGGTTAGATAAATGGAATGAAACCCAGAAAGAAAATAAGCCCAAACCGCCTCAACCGGTACTGAGTTATCGAAATAGTGGCAATGCTTCAAATTTAGGTCCTGTAAGGATTACTTGTAGCGCGgtgagtggcggtggtggtggaagtaCAATGGAGAAGATTGTGGAGAAATTGAAGAAATTTGGGTATGTAGATGATGTGAAAGAGAGGAATGAGGAGGGGGCGCGGAGAGTAATCGAGAAAGGGTCTGTTGAGGACATATTTTATGTTGAGGAAGGTATGTTGCCGAATGCGCGAGGTGGGTTTTCAGAAGAACCGCCATTTGGggaagaaaacttgtttggaaGCAATAATAAAGGGGCGGTGAGGTTTCCTTGGGAGGATGTGATGGAAgaggaaaaggagaagaaggatTCAGTGAGGCTTAAGAGTAGGACTTCGTTAGCTGAATTGACTATTCCGGAGACAGAGCTCAGGAGGCTGAAGAACTTAGCTCTTCGCACCAAGAACAAGACAAAGATTGGCAGTGGTGGCGTCACTCAAGCAGTGGTGGATTTGATTCATGAGAAGTGGACGTCAACTGAGATTGTGAGATTGAAAATTGAGGGTGCGCCTGCACTTAATATGAAGCGGATGCATGAGATATTGGAG AGAAAAACTGGTGGCTTGGTGATTTGGAGGTCTGGCACTTCTATTTCTTTGTACAGAGGTGTGAGTTATTTGGCTCCTTCAGTgagatcaaacaaaaaaacatggaaCAGAAATGATATTTCACGTAATTCCTTAACAACTATTGATAACAATATAGACTATTCAGAATCCAGTCCTATTTGTGATGTCCATGCTCCTCGAGGAGACTCGGGGAGCACTCTTGAGGAGAAAAAAAGCACAGAATTATCAACGGAAGTGGAATATGAAGATGAAGTTGACAAGCTGTTAGAAAGTTTGGGGCCTAGATACACTGATTGGCCAGGAGATGATCCACTCCCCGTCGATGCAGATTTACTCCCTGGAATTGTTCCTGGTTATGAACCTCCCTTCAGAATTCTTCCTTATGGGGTGAGATCTACACTCTCAGTAAAGGATGCTACATCTTTAAGAAGGCTTGCCAGAGTTCTCCCTCCGCACTTTGCTTTAG GTAGAAGCAGGCAACACCAAGGATTGGCGTCTGCCATGATCAAGTTATGGGAAAGAAGTAAGATTGCAAAGGTTGCCCTTAAACGTGGTGTACAGCTAACTACAAGCGAGAGAATGGCTGAAGAAATTAAGGTA GTGGCAGAAGCATTACTTGAAAAAGAGAGATTGGCAAAGACCCTTCAAGATGAAGAGGAGCAAGCACGGTTAAGAGCTACAGCCATGGTGATACCAAAGGTTGAAATAAATGATGAATTTCAAACTGCCGGTTCACTTGAGGAAACATTGGATGCCAGTGCTCGGTGGGGAAAAACAATGGACAATCGCGACAAGGTAAAAGTGATGAGAGAAGCAGAGATGTTAAAGCATGCCAACCTTGTTAGAAAGCTTGAGAGCAAGCTTGCTTTT GCTGAGAGGAAGCTCATGAAAGCCGAACGGGCCTTACAAAAGGCAGAGAAGTCTTTAGCACCATCAGATCGCGCAGCGGACCCAGATAGCATAACTGATGAGGAGAGGTATATGTTTCGCAAGCTTGGTTTGAGGATGAAAGCCTACTTGCTTCTTG GTAGGCGTGGAGTGTTTGATGGAACAGTGGAGAACATGCACTTGCATTGGAAGTACCGAGAATTGGTTAAGATCATTGTAAATGCCAAGAGCTTTGACCAGGTAAAAAATGTTGCACTGTCACTGGAATCTGAGAGTGGTGGTGTTTTGGTATCAGTCGACAAAATATCCAAAGGGTATGCCGTAATTGTGTTTCGGGGAAAGGACTATCAGCGACCTGCTTTTCTAAGGCCAAAGAATCTTTTGACCAAGCGGAAGGCTTTGGCACGTTCAATTGAGATCCAAAGGCGTGAG GCTCTCCTTAATCATATTTCAACTCTGGAAACAAGAGTGGGGAATCTAAGATCTGAAATT gaCCAAATTGGTattgtaagggactctggagaCAAGGAGCTTTATGACAAACTAGATTCTACTTATTTGACAGAAGACGAGGACAATGAG GAGGAAGGGGACGAGGACGAGGACAAGACATATCTTGAGACGTACGACACGGATAGTGATGGTGAAGATGAAAATGAGCACTCGATTCACAATCACCACTTGGAAACAAATTTTCCCTACGATTTCCAAGATCAAGAGTCAGAAGAACGTGAGGATCATGATCCGTACGCAGCTGCCGTCAATGAGTCACAATAA
- the LOC131324179 gene encoding CRM-domain containing factor CFM3A, chloroplastic/mitochondrial isoform X1 — protein sequence MTLQVYPATTTFIDSLHSSVSKLHVTSRLRFFRYSSSAPSNNQNLTSHSNPHGYPLGKSNSLRKTKGTRWVFYAYSSASSSWLDKWNETQKENKPKPPQPVLSYRNSGNASNLGPVRITCSAVSGGGGGSTMEKIVEKLKKFGYVDDVKERNEEGARRVIEKGSVEDIFYVEEGMLPNARGGFSEEPPFGEENLFGSNNKGAVRFPWEDVMEEEKEKKDSVRLKSRTSLAELTIPETELRRLKNLALRTKNKTKIGSGGVTQAVVDLIHEKWTSTEIVRLKIEGAPALNMKRMHEILERKTGGLVIWRSGTSISLYRGVSYLAPSVRSNKKTWNRNDISRNSLTTIDNNIDYSESSPICDVHAPRGDSGSTLEEKKSTELSTEVEYEDEVDKLLESLGPRYTDWPGDDPLPVDADLLPGIVPGYEPPFRILPYGVRSTLSVKDATSLRRLARVLPPHFALGRSRQHQGLASAMIKLWERSKIAKVALKRGVQLTTSERMAEEIKKLTGGILLSRNKDFLVFYRGKNFLSREVAEALLEKERLAKTLQDEEEQARLRATAMVIPKVEINDEFQTAGSLEETLDASARWGKTMDNRDKVKVMREAEMLKHANLVRKLESKLAFAERKLMKAERALQKAEKSLAPSDRAADPDSITDEERYMFRKLGLRMKAYLLLGRRGVFDGTVENMHLHWKYRELVKIIVNAKSFDQVKNVALSLESESGGVLVSVDKISKGYAVIVFRGKDYQRPAFLRPKNLLTKRKALARSIEIQRREALLNHISTLETRVGNLRSEIDQIGIVRDSGDKELYDKLDSTYLTEDEDNEEEGDEDEDKTYLETYDTDSDGEDENEHSIHNHHLETNFPYDFQDQESEEREDHDPYAAAVNESQ from the exons atgacACTTCAAGTCTACCCAGCAACAACCACCTTCATAGACTCCCTCCACAGCTCAGTCTCCAAGCTCCATGTCACCTCACGCCTGCGGTTCTTCAGGTACAGTTCCTCCGCTCCTTCCAATAATCAAAACCTAACATCACACTCAAACCCACATGGATACCCACTAGGAAAGTCCAATTCTTTGAGAAAAACCAAGGGTACAAGATGGGTTTTTTATGCATATTCATCTGCTAGTAGTAGTTGGTTAGATAAATGGAATGAAACCCAGAAAGAAAATAAGCCCAAACCGCCTCAACCGGTACTGAGTTATCGAAATAGTGGCAATGCTTCAAATTTAGGTCCTGTAAGGATTACTTGTAGCGCGgtgagtggcggtggtggtggaagtaCAATGGAGAAGATTGTGGAGAAATTGAAGAAATTTGGGTATGTAGATGATGTGAAAGAGAGGAATGAGGAGGGGGCGCGGAGAGTAATCGAGAAAGGGTCTGTTGAGGACATATTTTATGTTGAGGAAGGTATGTTGCCGAATGCGCGAGGTGGGTTTTCAGAAGAACCGCCATTTGGggaagaaaacttgtttggaaGCAATAATAAAGGGGCGGTGAGGTTTCCTTGGGAGGATGTGATGGAAgaggaaaaggagaagaaggatTCAGTGAGGCTTAAGAGTAGGACTTCGTTAGCTGAATTGACTATTCCGGAGACAGAGCTCAGGAGGCTGAAGAACTTAGCTCTTCGCACCAAGAACAAGACAAAGATTGGCAGTGGTGGCGTCACTCAAGCAGTGGTGGATTTGATTCATGAGAAGTGGACGTCAACTGAGATTGTGAGATTGAAAATTGAGGGTGCGCCTGCACTTAATATGAAGCGGATGCATGAGATATTGGAG AGAAAAACTGGTGGCTTGGTGATTTGGAGGTCTGGCACTTCTATTTCTTTGTACAGAGGTGTGAGTTATTTGGCTCCTTCAGTgagatcaaacaaaaaaacatggaaCAGAAATGATATTTCACGTAATTCCTTAACAACTATTGATAACAATATAGACTATTCAGAATCCAGTCCTATTTGTGATGTCCATGCTCCTCGAGGAGACTCGGGGAGCACTCTTGAGGAGAAAAAAAGCACAGAATTATCAACGGAAGTGGAATATGAAGATGAAGTTGACAAGCTGTTAGAAAGTTTGGGGCCTAGATACACTGATTGGCCAGGAGATGATCCACTCCCCGTCGATGCAGATTTACTCCCTGGAATTGTTCCTGGTTATGAACCTCCCTTCAGAATTCTTCCTTATGGGGTGAGATCTACACTCTCAGTAAAGGATGCTACATCTTTAAGAAGGCTTGCCAGAGTTCTCCCTCCGCACTTTGCTTTAG GTAGAAGCAGGCAACACCAAGGATTGGCGTCTGCCATGATCAAGTTATGGGAAAGAAGTAAGATTGCAAAGGTTGCCCTTAAACGTGGTGTACAGCTAACTACAAGCGAGAGAATGGCTGAAGAAATTAAG AAACTGACAGGCGGTATCCTTCTCTCCAGAAACAAGGATTTCTTAGTGTTTTATAGGGGAAAGAATTTTTTGTCACGGGAGGTGGCAGAAGCATTACTTGAAAAAGAGAGATTGGCAAAGACCCTTCAAGATGAAGAGGAGCAAGCACGGTTAAGAGCTACAGCCATGGTGATACCAAAGGTTGAAATAAATGATGAATTTCAAACTGCCGGTTCACTTGAGGAAACATTGGATGCCAGTGCTCGGTGGGGAAAAACAATGGACAATCGCGACAAGGTAAAAGTGATGAGAGAAGCAGAGATGTTAAAGCATGCCAACCTTGTTAGAAAGCTTGAGAGCAAGCTTGCTTTT GCTGAGAGGAAGCTCATGAAAGCCGAACGGGCCTTACAAAAGGCAGAGAAGTCTTTAGCACCATCAGATCGCGCAGCGGACCCAGATAGCATAACTGATGAGGAGAGGTATATGTTTCGCAAGCTTGGTTTGAGGATGAAAGCCTACTTGCTTCTTG GTAGGCGTGGAGTGTTTGATGGAACAGTGGAGAACATGCACTTGCATTGGAAGTACCGAGAATTGGTTAAGATCATTGTAAATGCCAAGAGCTTTGACCAGGTAAAAAATGTTGCACTGTCACTGGAATCTGAGAGTGGTGGTGTTTTGGTATCAGTCGACAAAATATCCAAAGGGTATGCCGTAATTGTGTTTCGGGGAAAGGACTATCAGCGACCTGCTTTTCTAAGGCCAAAGAATCTTTTGACCAAGCGGAAGGCTTTGGCACGTTCAATTGAGATCCAAAGGCGTGAG GCTCTCCTTAATCATATTTCAACTCTGGAAACAAGAGTGGGGAATCTAAGATCTGAAATT gaCCAAATTGGTattgtaagggactctggagaCAAGGAGCTTTATGACAAACTAGATTCTACTTATTTGACAGAAGACGAGGACAATGAG GAGGAAGGGGACGAGGACGAGGACAAGACATATCTTGAGACGTACGACACGGATAGTGATGGTGAAGATGAAAATGAGCACTCGATTCACAATCACCACTTGGAAACAAATTTTCCCTACGATTTCCAAGATCAAGAGTCAGAAGAACGTGAGGATCATGATCCGTACGCAGCTGCCGTCAATGAGTCACAATAA